AATGGACGCTTTAGGTGAATATTCACTATTACTCTTACCAATTCCGGCACATTGCTCATGTCCATGAAATGGCTTCTTGTAGAGATGAACTTATGGACTATGTCAACTACGTTTGCCTGTAGTAGATATGCAGCATGTACAGCAACTAACATCTACATAACCGAGTCCATCAAAAGCCTTCAAAACACTGAAACTAGGCTCAACCCTTTGCCCATTAAAGTGGTGGGCAAGCAGTTGCAACAAAGCTTCATTTTTGTATTGCATACAGTCAATTGCCTTGAGTATATGTACCAAATTCTGGGACATATAACAAACGCTTATTTACTTACATTAGTAGAAAATTGCGATACGTTCTTGAAAATCGGTTTTACTAGACAGTCGACTAATGAAGTTTCCACCTCGTGACAAACCAAGCTGGACATAGTCTGCGATATGCCTTCGGGGGATATGTGCTCtatattgtttattatCATCTTCAATCCAATTTTGAACAGTTCTCCATGATACATATtagatatacaatattcatACAACACCTGGGGAAGATCTCCAACGTGCCATTCGTCTTTTAGTGAGATGATCCTGTTGGCTACACTGTTATAGAATGACTTGTCGCTATGGCTTGCGTGGGCAAACGCCTTGATGATTTGTACAAGATCGGGGGTGCTGTAGCTATCAATGTGATAAACAACTGCATTAGCGCATCTTCGCCAGAAATTGCTATTCACATTGCGTGTTTTTGATCCTGTTAAAATGGAGCCATAACAACGGAAACGTACCTCTAACTACTGTCTTCAACAGTTGCTTTGGCTCCTGGTAATGTATAGGTGTTTCTGCCAGGTTGCTAGACATACATCGTCGTTGTATCCTTAACTGGAGTAAAGAATCGCGCAATTCCCCTATAGAAATACGTACTAGACTTTCAAACTTCATTTTAGAACAACGGGACCATGTAGTATACCGGAACCTGGACTGCGATGTAGAACAATaatccatggaatccacatAAATCCATTTTGTAGACTATTCTGTGTTGAATTACGAGCCGTCATATGTTAATACATCCTTTTTAGTTATAAACAAGTCAATGTGTACGATACCCTGGCATTAGGTGTGTAGAATGCAATGAACGCTCCAGCGGATCATTGTATAAAAATGTCATCCACTGAGTCTTCATCAACCTTTAAAAAATATGAGGTAGGTTGCTATAGACAAGTAGATAACAAAGAGTGTATAATCGTATGTTATCATTGGACAGATAAAGGACGAGCTAGAACAGATACTTGCTGAGCCTGCAAGTGACCATGTGAAAGCAATCGCGAGGACATTCATGCTAGAATTAGACTTTGCGATGCGATACATCAAGCACATGAACAGGGTTCATAAGGGCATTACTGTGGGCGACGTGGTTAATGACTTGCTATACAAATGGCCTCCAACCGAGCCTCAACCGGAATGAAACGTTTATTAGGGTACAATTTGGTTATAAATCGCAAATTCAGTTTTATGTACCCAGTACCCCGTAATCTAAAGGATGTTGCCAAGGTGCCATTACTATTACAATGCGACGCTGGCAAGATATGTGATTTATGGCGCAAGCAATTTAAACATCGGAATGATGTAGTTACTAACGTCATATCCGGGTCTATATATCGCCAATTGCGCCATAACATTAATCGCAGTaaaatgtttatatttCCTATATCAGTCGGTGCCGGGAGCTACAACATGTTTTTACAGTTCAGTGATGGTAAGAGTGGCTTGTTCACATCTGTTGATGCGTACAAGAAGCTTGGCATTCATAGGTCACCGCCTTACTTCATCCTCACTCTATTCGACGAGTTATTGGAACAGAAGGACATTGTCTTGGTACGGGGCGATATAGTTAACCCTAAGGACGTCTCCAAGCAGAATGCGGAACGCCTAATGAATCTGACTATACAATTTTACACTGATATAAATCTTTACCGATGGGTCGATACCTTCAATAATAGGCCTCGTGACTTCCAGTACGACGAGTTCGTAAGATCCTGCGGCTATCTCTTGAGTGGCAATGATCTTTCCCTGAATCCAATAGAACCAAGAGCTGATATTTGACACCACTACAGGTTAATTATTCATGATAGTAGTCGCTGTACATTGTATGTCTAGGGTATATAAACCTGATAATATTTCATGGTTAATAAAACTATGGGCAATATCTATATCGTTGGCCGTGCACTGTCATTGCACAATTCCAATATAGTTACATACTATTCCACTTTACAGTGTAACTCAGACTATACACTGAAGATATCTACCCTGTAAATCACATGATATACTCATCCTGCCACTACAGACGATGCTACCTAAATGCAACACTCTTTTAAATCTAAATCGTTGTACTACATACTGAATCTGTGTTTTTCTATACGAGTTGATAGATTACGTTTTGTACAGTGACGATATACTGATTACGTTTCCATGGTAGATTACCATTGCCACAGTGGTCAATAGTGGAAACGAGAGATTAACTTCTTTGCTGACCAATCTTTAAATCTCCCTCGGTGGTTGTTGTTCAGCACTGACATTCTCCCTGCGTATATCATCCCAGGTTTTGTATGGACCTGTATATTGTGAtttgtaaatattaaaCACACCAGCACTCGGTTGATCAAAACCAGTCCTCTTGTTGTTCTCTTGCGATATGCTGCTGTGTAACAGTGATACTGCTGCGTGATAACATACCTGTTTGAATCGGTAAAAAACGGCTCAATTGGTTCTACGAAGTTATCGTATGTAGCTGATGACTCAGCAGCGATGCCCGTTTGGGGAGTAGAATGTACACCAGATGGTGGAACCTCTGTGGTATAACCATTTTCTGACACTGGTGGAATTCTTCGAACATCATTCAGTATTTTCCTGGCGGCGACTCCAAGTGACCCAGGTGAGGACAGCAACTGGATGCAATATATCCCAAAGATACTAAACACACCTTATTATATAGTGGTCTGCGTTTCTGGTTGATGCATAAGGCAGTAAAGTAAAATGCTGTGAAAACAGACAGCATACGTCTAGACGCCGGCTTCTTTATGATGTTAACCTTTGACAGACCCATGTTAATCAGTAACCCTGCGGAAACTCCTAATCCTAGGCAGCTATATGTAGCTTTTCTGAACATATCTCCTTCATCTCTTGTGATTGTGCTTGCGTTATCTTTGAGCCACCGTCCATATTGCCGTTCGAACATACGCCATTCACGTTCATTGGATGGCAGTGGCGGCGGCACACCATTTGCATTTGGGTccatattatataaatgtttTTACAcagatgttatatattgcacTTTTACACCTATATCTCCATATGTTGTGTGTCGTTGACCCAATGTTTAAGGttactatatatgtaatatgaCCAGAAAGCGCGCTATAGACAGAACTGAGGATGCGTGTAATGCGCCAAAATGTGTGTCTAGTACCGTTAAACTGCAGGAATCTGGGTCATTGAATCCTCGCAAGGATGCAGCGTGCGTTGATAACAGCAGTAAAGTAGCTGAGGAATATTCATCTGCGCTTTTGTTTGTTCCCAATCAGGTGAGGTCAAGGGTAGCTAATGTTTCTACTGAGCGTCGCGGTCAGATGCGCTAGGATATTTGTACCGCTACTGCTTCTCTCCGTTGTCGGTGTATATAGCTATTCTATTACTAAAGTGGTCGTACCTCTTGACTctggtatatatctacTAAAACACTCTGACCTCAAGAACTCTGTAAATACCACTTCTGGTGTGGACCTCTCTGACtctagtatatatatcccCAAAAGGCTGCTGTTGTCTACTGAGCAAAATACTGGTGAACACAGTTACTTGAACATTCCGTTGCACAACACTATCCTGGTGCGTAAGATTGAATCTCTCGATTCATTTCCTGTACTTAGTCTCGACTACGGATCACGCTTCGTGGGAATATCTCTTCATCATATGGGTAGTTCGAAGGTGCTTGGTAATCTGATAAATACTGGCGATGTACCTCAATTATGTGATAGGATATATTCGTTACTTAAGGAAAACGTGATAACCATAACTCGCTTTTTAATCTTGGTTGGTCTACCACTATCTCGTGGCAAGCCAACTGACGGCCATCATCTATTCCAAAATCTATTTAACCTCGATTTTGCAACTCGCCTTTCTAGGTATATAACCCAGCGACATATAGAGTACTATGGTAATTGGGAAAGCTTAATATCATCAGGAAATCTACTTCATACGTTAAACACCAAGTGCTTTATGTGTTCCAATGGTCTGAGACCATGCTTATACAATAACAATTGCGAAGAGAGCTTTGAGATTCAACCTTCTGACTACGGATCGGCTAACGTCATTGGTGTTACCGAGCACAGTTCCACGTATCAGACGGAGCTTTTCAACGGCACTTCCAGTCGTCGTGACGCACTTGCTAGCATTCTCATATACCGGAATTTAGTTGATTCCCTCAGGTCACCTCATACGGACAATCTACCATTCCTTGTTCTCCCCAGtaacaacaacatattTAGGAATCACACAAAGGGTGATTGCTTGATGCTATACAAACATCTGTGGTCAAAGTTATCCAAAAGCAAAAATGGCTCCTATTAGCGTTATACCTCCTATAGGCGATCCTGGGATCGACATATTGCCTATAAAATCACATCCTTTTTACAATGTATTTCTATCTCTTATTAGGCAAGGTGAGCTTGTTACACTTAATCGGCTATTGGGTATTGTCGCCACTCAGGAAACCAGGTTCATTTCAAAGATGAGCAAGGTTGACTATAGGAATGTAGGCCGGGAATACCTCGATATATACTCTACTCAATTTCTTTTTTTATTGAACCCTGGCTATGCACCTGCGGCTTCCAATGTGGGCCTCTCGGTGCTATATTGCCAGTTGTTCAATTTATTGTACAAGCGTATGTCAGTCACTAGAAGATCCGAAGATTGCCATAAACTGAAGTCCTATATGTTAGGTCTTTTTGAGGAGATGTGCGTTCGCTTTTTGGATGACCGGATTCTGGAGTTTTCCTATGAGCCTTGTACTATGGAATCTGGTTCCACGTGTTACCACTTGGTAGGTTCCTGTGTAACCCGATTGTTATTCcagttgttatatataccactgtCAGTCCCAGATGCTAAGGAGACTAGTATTGGTAAGGAACTCTTGCAGTGCATAAAACGGTACAACAAGTTACTTTGTGATGACTCTGTTAGCAACGCGGAACTATCGTCCCATGACACGCCTACTAAGACACCCACGTTACATAGCGTTCCGAAACGGAACATTATAGCCGATCTTTTAACTCCGTATGATGCCAGTACTGCATCATTTCCAAGTCCATTATCAAGTGACTTGTCTAATCACGGGGCGCAACTGACAAATTCGGGCTCACTCCTCCGTTTTGTGGTACATGCTGTACTGcagttgatatatatggcgAAAACAGGTTTACAAAACGGCAAATCAGAGGTGCTACTCGTTGGTTTCATCAATTCGGTTAAAGGGCTGAATTTACCTGGAACCGCGGGTGACTCCATGTGGGAAACCGTATACGACGTTTGTTTTTTCAATGTACCTGATGCTTCCATAACAAATTCAATAAGGAGCATCGAGCAGTATGTAAAGCAACGTTTAAATCGCTAAATAATCTAATCTTCGTAGTACTTTTTAACACTTATATGGTGTCCGTGTCGTTCCTGGAACGTATAACTATGTACAAATTCGGCAATAGATTGACACCACATAGATTTAACAGCGTTATGACCCTGGCTCAGGGATAGCATACATAAATAGATCAGCTTAATGCATATAACCAGGTATAAACAGAATTGGTGCTACACAAAACTAGTTAGTGAAAACGTTCACGTAAATAATGTTCAATCTAGTGGATCGCTGCGGCGGAAGCCGCCGAACGCAACGTTAGAAGCCCCTCCTGACGACGTTGCACTGCTGCCCAGCAGTGTGTTTACATTGAATCCAGAGGGCTTTACATTGTTATCAGTTTGGAAGGAGCCTGTTTTGAACCCCGATAGGCCTGTGAATCCACCCGTGGCGGGCGCATTCCCAAACCCGCTAGACCCGAAAGGGCTTGTTGTAATACCAAATGAATTCTTGTTTCCCTGCGATAGTGCTAAATCCGTAAACGTCATTGTAGAACCTGACGCATAAGTTGCGAAGCTAGTGGTTTGATTAGTACTCGGTAGCGGTATTTGGGGTCCTGTGTCTAATTTCAGTGTTCCCGATGCTCCAATATCACTGAATGAATAACTTTGATGCTGCAATACACCATTATTGGAAAGAGGTGACACTTGACCAAATGAACTTACAGAATCGCCTAATTGCTTTGGAGCATCCAACTTGAAACCAGATCCCGTAAAATCTGTTTTCGATGCATCACTATTTATCACGCTACTGGAGAAAAAAGAGTTATGACCCGATACACTACTTTTTTCAGTAGCCTTTCCGATATTGGCACTATTCAATGAGAATGTTACGTTAAGGTCATCTGTGTTTGTCTTGTCATTATGTTTTCCTGTATCTGATTTCTCCTTGAATAAGCTACCATCTGTGTGCTTACCAAATATACCAGTAGATTCCACTACATTGTCCGATATTTGCGATTTAGTTGTATTGGACATTAACTCCTTGCTGTGGTCTGATTTGGTTGATTCAACCGTTATTGACTGTGTATTCATTGGTTTATCAATGGATACACCTTTGCTAAAAGAAAAACCAGATGTACTACCCGTTGACGTCATTGCGGAACTTGGCCCGAAAAGTGGTTTCACGTCACTTGGGTACTTTACACTGGAATTGAATGTGTCATCGGAATATATAGTTCCCAATGTTGACGTGCCCTCACTTTTTAATGCCTTATCTGATTTCGAGAGTACTCGTTTTGCCAATGCATCATAGTTAGTATACACTGGACCACCATGCTTGTATTCTATTGGATCGCAATTGCTGTCACTGACTGTAGTTGCTCTCAATTGATTGATTAAGTTATCTATATCGGCTTTTACATTATCATTTGGGATCAATACTTCTTCACGTAATGGTCGACTATTGTATACTGGTACTTTTTGCAATATCCTTTCATTTTCGAGCTTATCTAGCATCTCTTCATATTGATCCAATTTCTTGTTTATGCACAGCAAACGTTCATTCATTGAATTTATTGCATTTTCTAGCTCATCCAGTGGTACTTCTATTTTCTTAGACCTTATTTTAGTCGTGAACAAATCCATAAGTTGGTGTCGTATCTGGGTAGTATCAATTTGTGGGCTAACATCATCAGGTGTCAATATTGCTACATCATTTACTCCCTTATTAAGGGTCTCTACGATATCAGCCTGAATATTTTTTATGGAATTTATTTCTTCGGTCCATTCATTTGTTTTTGGGGGTATGAACTCAATCTTGGGACTGTCATCCATCTGTTCAATTTCCTGTAGATGCTGCTCAAACAACTGGAATGTATTGCACAGCATTTCAATTAGCCTCATTCTTTGTAGTTGTATATTGGTTTCAACATTTAATTTCAGATAATCCTTGATACCATTTCTATAGATATCATCGATCAGTGCACTATCCTTACTGGTGGGAACTCCCGATGGTTCCATCAACTCATCGATACTGTTTTTACGACTAATGCCCTTCAGGATAAAATCACTCTTCTGTGTCTTGTCAAGGTAACCAGTAAAAAATGACTCGCTATGTGTTACCCGTGGCATATCCAATGTAGAATGACCTACGGCAGTAGAGGACACCGATACACTAGACACATAGTTCTCAACGGTCAATGACGCTTCCATGTTAAACATTCCGAAACTACTTGTTTTCTCTACTTTTACCTCTGGAACACCGGTTTCCGTTATTTTAGCCGCTTTATATCTTTGGAACCTAGAATAATGTTGTCCTTCAAGGCCATCAATCAATGTGGGTAGCTTTTCAATTTCGTTTGACTGCTGGTCTATTGACCATATATCAGCGTAATTGAGTGTAACCTTGGAGCATCCCTGTGACATTAGGAATACGCAAGGGTTAGTCAACAGTGGTGAGTCCACATCGCAGTTTTTGCGATACACTGTATCCCGATATGATGTGCATATTACCAGTTCCGTTGGATAGCAATCTATATCCACGGTTTCCAATCCGCAACCTTCCTTCATATTCAATACGTGCCATTGATTATCAGGCACTAGATTTGGGTGGTTCGACATTATGACCACCATGGTTGACCAGTTGGACATTGCAAACAGGCATTGCCACTTGTCCACCCACATGAATTCCATGGCAACATTTTCTTCACTAGGCGTTAGATATAGCTCGTTGAATGCGTAGTGAATCGTTTGTGGATCGTTCAAATATTCACAAAACAGGATTAGGGAATCCTGATTATCTATGACAATCCCTATAGCTACTAGGCCATCTCTAAGCAAATGACACCCCGCCACGTGTGTCACCTGGCTATCATCATATCCTTCTGGCAACTCGACCTTAGTGAATCCAGTGTCTGACGGCACATCATCAAACACTTGCACGTAGAT
This is a stretch of genomic DNA from Babesia bovis T2Bo chromosome 1, whole genome shotgun sequence. It encodes these proteins:
- a CDS encoding putative integral membrane protein, with amino-acid sequence MFLLSVAVRCARIFVPLLLLSVVGVYSYSITKVVVPLDSGIYLLKHSDLKNSVNTTSGVDLSDSSIYIPKRLLLSTEQNTGEHSYLNIPLHNTILVRKIESLDSFPVLSLDYGSRFVGISLHHMGSSKVLGNLINTGDVPQLCDRIYSLLKENVITITRFLILVGLPLSRGKPTDGHHLFQNLFNLDFATRLSRYITQRHIEYYGNWESLISSGNLLHTLNTKCFMCSNGLRPCLYNNNCEESFEIQPSDYGSANVIGVTEHSSTYQTELFNGTSSRRDALASILIYRNLVDSLRSPHTDNLPFLVLPSNNNIFRNHTKGDCLMLYKHLWSKLSKSKNGSY
- a CDS encoding ATP11 (ATP synthase) family protein, with amino-acid sequence MASNRASTGMKRLLGYNLVINRKFSFMYPVPRNLKDVAKVPLLLQCDAGKICDLWRKQFKHRNDVVTNVISGSIYRQLRHNINRSKMFIFPISVGAGSYNMFLQFSDGKSGLFTSVDAYKKLGIHRSPPYFILTLFDELLEQKDIVLVRGDIVNPKDVSKQNAERLMNLTIQFYTDINLYRWVDTFNNRPRDFQYDEFVRSCGYLLSGNDLSLNPIEPRADI